A stretch of Brachyhypopomus gauderio isolate BG-103 chromosome 3, BGAUD_0.2, whole genome shotgun sequence DNA encodes these proteins:
- the LOC143509627 gene encoding legumain yields the protein MFGGEGKQWVLLVAGSKGWTNYRHQANVCHVYQMVHSNGIPDEQVVVMMYDDIAFSEQNPHPGKIINEPGGPNVYPGVLKDYTGEGVSVANFLAVLRGDEAGVNKQTEGHIKVLRSDEHDTVFVYLADHGSTGVFAFPSEFLHASDLVDTINDMARRQKFAKVVIYIESCCSGSMMLHLNKNVQAYGVAACLPHESHSACFYDEDRFTFLAGEFTSCWLFHSQTSDLARTTFQDQFVFLQQNITQSTPCQYGNKELSNLPISAFLGTSDLTTQTSRFTGPVTFQPTHITPSSEVPLIIQRHRIQRESDPAKKEALQKELDKLLQTRNLIKKAVQDIAKIACPEGGARILTDRRPLTRLADVKELAELFSHTFSGWCQDQLDGFVLSQIHVLVNLCESGVDVSRIKEAITTVSSLAEFQ from the exons ATGTTTGGGGGTGAGGGGAAGCAGTGGGTTCTGCTCGTTGCAGGCTCCAAAGGGTGGACAAATTACAGACACCAG GCTAATGTCTGCCATGTCTATCAAATGGTTCACAGCAATGGCATTCCTGATGAACAGGTGGTTGTGATGATGTATGATGATATAGCTTTCAGTGAGCA GAACCCACACCCAGGAAAAATAATCAACGAGCCCGGTGGTCCAAATGTTTACCCAGGGGTTTTGAAGGACTACACTGGAGAA GGTGTGTCAGTGGCTAACTTTCTGGCAGTGCTCAGAGGGGATGAAGCAGGTGTCAATAAACAGACAGAGGGGCACATAAAGGTTTTGAGAAG TGATGAACATGACACAGTTTTCGTCTACTTGGCTGACCACGGCAGTACTGGGGTGTTTGCCTTCCCTAGTGAATTT CTTCACGCGTCTGATCTTGTGGACACTATAAATGACATGGCAAGACGCCAGAAGTTTGCAAAG GTGGTGATTTACATAGAAAGCTGCTGCTCTGGATCAATGATGCTCCATCTCAACAAAAATGTCCAAG CATACGGAGTAGCGGCCTGCCTGCCACATGAATCACACAGTGCCTGTTTCTATGATGAAGACAGGTTTACGTTTCTTGCCGGTGAATTCACATCCTGTTGGCTGTTCCACAGTCAGACA TCTGATCTCGCACGGACAACCTTCCAGGATCAGTTTGTGTTTTTGCAACAAAACATCACCCAATCTACCCCTTGTCAGTACGGTAACAAG GAGCTGAGCAACCTGCCCATTAGTGCCTTTTTGGGAACCTCTGACCTCACAACGCAGACATCACGTTTCACAGGACCTGTGACTTTCCAACCAACCCATATCACACCATCCTCAGAAGTTCCACTGATAATTCAAAGGCACAGAATTCAGAGAGAATCTGACCCTGCGAAAAAGGAGGCTCTACAGAAAGAGCTCGACAAGCTTCTGCAG aCAAGAAACTTAATCAAGAAAGCTGTGCAAGACATTGCTAAGATTGCTTGTCCTGAGGGAGGTGCTAGAATCTTGACTGACAGACGACCTCTCACTCGACTGGCTGATGTTAAAGAATTAGCAGAACTGTTCAGCCATACCTTCAGTGGCTGGTGTCAGGACCAG CTTGATGGTTTTGTACTTTCACAAATACATGTGTTGGTGAATCTCTGTGAGTCTGGCGTGGATGTCAGCAG GATCAAAGAGGCCATAACCACCGTGAGCTCTTTGGCAGAATTCCAGTGA